Proteins from a genomic interval of Shewanella seohaensis:
- a CDS encoding alpha-ketoacid dehydrogenase subunit beta, protein MAEMNMLQAVNEALSIAMQSDERMVVFGEDVGHFGGVFRATSGLQEKFGRSRCFNTPLTEQGIAGFANGLASNGMTAVAEIQFADYIFPAFDQIVNESAKFRYRSGNEFNVGSLVFRTPYGGGIAGGHYHSQSPEAYFTQTPGLKVVVPRNPEQAKGLLLASIRDKNPVVFFEPKRLYRASVGEVPAGDYEIELGKAEVVREGKDITLVAWGAQMEIIEKAADMAAKEGISCEIIDLRTLAPWDVDTVADSVKKTGRLLINHEAPLTGGFAGEIAATIQQECFLYLESPISRVCGLDTPYPLVHEKEYMPDALKTFEAIKASVNF, encoded by the coding sequence GTGGCAGAAATGAATATGTTACAGGCCGTCAATGAGGCCTTGTCTATCGCCATGCAATCTGACGAGCGCATGGTGGTATTTGGTGAAGACGTTGGCCACTTTGGTGGTGTGTTTCGCGCAACCTCAGGTTTACAGGAAAAGTTTGGTCGCAGCCGTTGCTTTAACACGCCGCTGACAGAACAAGGCATCGCGGGTTTTGCCAACGGTTTAGCCTCTAATGGTATGACCGCCGTGGCGGAAATCCAGTTCGCCGATTACATCTTTCCAGCGTTCGATCAAATAGTGAACGAGTCTGCTAAATTCCGTTACCGCAGCGGTAATGAATTTAATGTGGGAAGCCTAGTGTTCCGTACACCTTATGGTGGCGGTATTGCGGGCGGCCATTATCATTCACAATCGCCAGAAGCTTATTTTACCCAAACGCCAGGCTTAAAAGTGGTTGTGCCACGTAATCCAGAGCAGGCCAAGGGCTTATTATTAGCCTCTATTCGCGATAAAAACCCTGTGGTGTTCTTTGAGCCAAAGCGTTTATACCGTGCTTCAGTGGGTGAAGTCCCTGCGGGCGATTATGAAATCGAGCTGGGTAAAGCCGAAGTGGTGCGTGAAGGGAAAGACATCACCTTAGTGGCGTGGGGCGCACAGATGGAAATCATCGAAAAAGCGGCCGACATGGCGGCAAAAGAGGGGATTTCCTGCGAAATTATCGACCTACGTACACTCGCGCCTTGGGATGTAGATACAGTTGCAGATTCTGTGAAGAAGACCGGCCGCTTACTGATCAACCACGAAGCGCCATTGACGGGTGGTTTTGCCGGTGAAATCGCCGCGACGATTCAGCAAGAGTGTTTCTTGTATTTAGAATCACCCATCAGCCGTGTATGTGGTCTAGATACCCCATATCCACTGGTCCACGAAAAAGAATATATGCCCGATGCGCTCAAAACCTTTGAAGCCATTAAGGCATCGGTGAATTTCTAG
- a CDS encoding thiamine pyrophosphate-dependent dehydrogenase E1 component subunit alpha, which translates to MSKATLNTDTVHRVGFLDKASLHIPILRILQADGTTYETAVLPVIDEALATKIYDTCVFTRVLDERMLGAQRQGRISFYMTCTGEEAAIVGSVAALDQEDVILAQYREHAALRYRGFTTEQFMNQMFSNEKDLGKGRQMPIHYGCAALNYQTISSPLATQIPQATGVGYSLKMQGKRNVAVCYFGEGAASEGDFHAGLNMAAVLKCPVIFFCRNNGYAISTPTEEQFAGNGIASRGVGYGMHTIRVDGNDMLAVLAATQQARAYAIEHNAPVLIEAMTYRLGAHSSSDDPSGYRSKEEEAKWQQHDPVKRFKLWLINKGWLAEADDALRYEKYREEVLAAVKVAEKLPIPMLDEIIEDVYDKPTPALKKQLSELKEHIKKYPQSYPKSAGRL; encoded by the coding sequence ATGAGCAAAGCAACACTCAACACTGATACAGTGCACCGTGTCGGCTTCTTGGATAAGGCATCGCTTCACATTCCTATCCTTCGAATTCTACAAGCAGACGGCACTACCTATGAAACCGCGGTTTTGCCTGTAATAGATGAAGCCTTAGCCACCAAAATTTACGATACTTGCGTATTTACGCGGGTACTCGACGAACGTATGTTAGGCGCACAGCGTCAGGGACGGATCAGCTTCTATATGACCTGTACGGGTGAAGAAGCGGCGATCGTCGGCAGTGTCGCGGCGCTTGATCAAGAAGACGTGATCCTCGCGCAATATCGTGAACATGCGGCGCTACGCTACCGTGGTTTTACCACCGAACAGTTTATGAACCAGATGTTCAGCAATGAGAAAGACCTGGGTAAAGGGCGCCAAATGCCAATTCATTACGGCTGCGCGGCGTTAAACTATCAAACCATTTCATCGCCACTGGCCACGCAAATCCCGCAAGCGACAGGTGTCGGTTATAGCCTGAAAATGCAGGGCAAACGTAATGTCGCCGTCTGTTATTTCGGAGAAGGCGCTGCCTCTGAAGGCGACTTCCACGCCGGCTTGAATATGGCTGCGGTGTTAAAATGCCCCGTGATTTTCTTCTGCCGTAACAATGGTTATGCGATTTCCACCCCAACTGAAGAACAGTTTGCTGGTAACGGTATCGCTAGCCGCGGTGTGGGTTACGGTATGCACACCATTCGTGTCGACGGGAACGATATGCTGGCGGTGTTAGCGGCGACGCAACAGGCGCGTGCCTATGCGATTGAGCACAATGCTCCCGTGTTGATTGAAGCCATGACGTATCGCCTTGGCGCGCACTCATCTTCTGACGATCCTTCTGGCTATCGCTCCAAAGAAGAAGAGGCGAAGTGGCAGCAACACGATCCAGTCAAACGCTTCAAGTTATGGTTGATCAACAAAGGCTGGTTGGCCGAGGCCGATGATGCCCTGCGTTACGAAAAGTACCGTGAAGAAGTGTTAGCCGCCGTTAAAGTCGCTGAAAAATTACCTATCCCTATGCTGGATGAGATCATTGAAGATGTGTACGACAAGCCAACACCAGCGCTGAAAAAGCAGCTGAGTGAACTTAAAGAACACATCAAGAAATATCCGCAATCCTATCCCAAAAGTGCAGGGAGGCTATAA
- the astE gene encoding succinylglutamate desuccinylase — translation MLQVLLDSKDFLALTLANPETLGDEFSFTLGEHTRVEVWDTGVIVFEPAQAQGKDVILSCGVHGNETAPIELCNTLIKQLLQQKIIAKQRTLFLIGNPLAINNGTRIIDENMNRLFSGEHSNPPGLVNPERVRAKKLEAYVDRFFKGAAAGRQRIHYDLHTAMRASKHEKFAIYPYRPGRAYSAEQIMFLAASGVDTVLFHHEPTTTFSYFSSEQYGADAFTIELGKVYPMGQNDMTRFIAAQEMFMRLITDKPLALEPFSADKVNLYQVCRVINKHFDDFEFTFATDVENFRSFPKGFVLAREGGQEIKVEQEFEAIVFPNAKVPIGNRTVICLIPSVAPDVR, via the coding sequence GTGTTACAAGTTCTGTTAGATTCGAAGGATTTTCTCGCGCTGACCCTCGCCAATCCTGAAACACTCGGGGATGAGTTTAGTTTCACCTTAGGGGAACATACTCGAGTCGAAGTGTGGGACACAGGTGTGATCGTCTTTGAGCCAGCACAAGCCCAAGGTAAGGATGTCATTCTCTCCTGCGGTGTCCACGGTAATGAAACCGCACCCATCGAACTCTGCAATACCTTAATCAAACAGCTTCTCCAACAAAAAATCATCGCCAAACAACGCACGCTCTTTCTTATTGGTAACCCTTTAGCGATTAATAACGGGACTCGCATTATCGACGAGAACATGAATCGTCTCTTTAGTGGCGAGCATTCAAACCCACCGGGATTAGTGAATCCTGAGCGGGTGCGGGCAAAAAAATTAGAAGCCTATGTCGACCGCTTCTTTAAGGGCGCAGCTGCAGGGCGCCAGCGTATTCACTACGATTTACACACGGCGATGCGGGCGTCAAAACACGAAAAGTTTGCGATTTATCCCTATCGTCCCGGCCGTGCTTACAGCGCCGAGCAAATCATGTTTTTAGCCGCCAGTGGCGTCGATACTGTGTTATTTCACCATGAGCCGACAACCACCTTTAGCTATTTTTCCTCCGAGCAGTATGGCGCCGATGCCTTTACCATTGAATTAGGTAAGGTGTATCCCATGGGGCAAAACGATATGACGCGTTTTATTGCCGCCCAAGAGATGTTTATGCGCCTTATCACAGACAAACCCTTAGCGCTTGAGCCATTCTCAGCGGATAAGGTGAATCTGTATCAAGTGTGTCGGGTGATTAACAAACATTTTGATGATTTTGAATTTACCTTCGCGACCGATGTCGAAAACTTCCGATCGTTCCCGAAAGGCTTTGTATTGGCCCGAGAGGGTGGGCAGGAAATTAAAGTCGAACAGGAATTTGAAGCGATTGTCTTCCCCAATGCTAAGGTGCCCATCGGTAATCGCACTGTGATTTGCCTGATCCCTTCAGTCGCGCCAGATGTTCGCTAG
- a CDS encoding dihydrolipoyllysine-residue acetyltransferase: protein MIKDFILPDIGEGVVECELVEWLVQEGDTIAEDQPIADVMTDKALVQIPAPFAGVVTKLYYAKGDIAKVHAPLYAVQIESDEVAPVAASQPEAHTATQTPASQSSAAGTSVEEFLLPDIGEGIVECELVEWLVQEGDTVVEDQPIADVMTDKALVQIPAIKAGKIVKLHYRKGQLAKVHAPLFAIEVEGGVSAPVSHVQEASATAANTAAPAACAAVSSEPARQGKALASPAVRRMARALDIDLSRVPGSGKHGRVYKEDITRFQAQGGAVPAVASVVAAPTVAQSTVSTAVASAARGDIIEPIRGVKAVMAKMMVESVSTIPHFTYCEEFDLTDLVALRESMKAKYSTDEVKLTMMPFFMKAMSLALTQFPVLNSQVNADCTEITYKARHNIGMAVDSKVGLLVPNVKDVQDKSILEVAAEITRLTNAARSGRVAPADLKEGTISISNIGALGGTVATPIINKPEVAIVALGKLQILPRFNAKGEVEARQIMQVSWSGDHRVIDGGTIARFCNLWKQYLEQPQDMLLAMR, encoded by the coding sequence ATGATTAAAGATTTTATTTTGCCGGACATTGGTGAAGGCGTTGTCGAGTGTGAACTCGTCGAGTGGTTGGTGCAAGAGGGCGATACGATTGCTGAAGATCAGCCCATCGCCGATGTGATGACCGACAAAGCCTTAGTGCAAATTCCAGCGCCTTTTGCGGGAGTCGTGACCAAGCTGTATTACGCCAAAGGCGATATCGCTAAGGTGCATGCGCCGCTTTATGCTGTGCAGATTGAGTCCGACGAAGTCGCACCTGTTGCTGCGTCTCAGCCTGAAGCACACACAGCGACGCAAACACCTGCAAGCCAATCCAGCGCGGCGGGTACGAGCGTAGAAGAGTTTCTGCTACCCGATATTGGCGAAGGTATTGTTGAGTGTGAACTGGTCGAATGGCTAGTCCAAGAAGGCGATACTGTGGTGGAAGACCAACCCATCGCCGATGTGATGACAGATAAAGCCCTAGTGCAAATCCCTGCTATCAAAGCGGGTAAAATTGTCAAATTGCACTATCGTAAGGGCCAGTTAGCTAAGGTACATGCGCCATTATTTGCGATCGAGGTTGAAGGTGGCGTTAGTGCGCCAGTCAGCCATGTACAAGAAGCCAGCGCCACCGCTGCGAATACCGCAGCACCAGCCGCTTGCGCGGCGGTGTCCTCGGAGCCTGCTCGCCAAGGTAAAGCCTTAGCCAGCCCAGCCGTTCGCCGTATGGCACGTGCCTTAGATATCGATTTAAGTCGCGTCCCTGGTAGCGGCAAACATGGCCGTGTGTATAAGGAAGACATTACTCGCTTCCAAGCGCAAGGCGGCGCTGTGCCTGCCGTTGCGTCAGTGGTTGCTGCCCCAACTGTGGCTCAATCGACCGTTTCTACAGCAGTGGCAAGCGCTGCACGGGGTGACATTATTGAGCCTATCCGTGGCGTGAAAGCCGTGATGGCAAAAATGATGGTGGAATCGGTATCCACCATTCCACACTTCACCTATTGCGAAGAGTTTGATTTGACAGACTTAGTCGCTCTGCGTGAAAGCATGAAGGCCAAGTATTCCACCGACGAAGTTAAGCTGACCATGATGCCATTCTTTATGAAGGCCATGTCGTTAGCCTTAACGCAGTTCCCTGTACTTAACAGCCAAGTGAATGCTGATTGTACGGAAATCACCTACAAGGCGCGTCATAACATAGGTATGGCGGTCGACTCTAAGGTGGGATTATTGGTACCAAACGTGAAGGATGTACAAGATAAGAGCATCCTTGAGGTCGCGGCCGAAATCACCCGCTTAACCAATGCCGCCCGTAGCGGCCGTGTTGCGCCGGCGGATCTTAAAGAAGGCACGATTTCGATTTCGAATATTGGCGCCTTAGGTGGCACAGTCGCAACGCCTATAATCAATAAGCCGGAAGTCGCGATTGTCGCATTAGGTAAGTTACAAATCTTGCCGCGCTTCAATGCGAAAGGTGAAGTCGAAGCGCGTCAGATCATGCAAGTGAGTTGGTCTGGGGATCACCGCGTTATCGATGGTGGCACCATTGCTCGTTTCTGCAACCTTTGGAAACAATACCTTGAGCAGCCGCAGGATATGCTATTAGCCATGCGCTAA